One genomic region from Pogona vitticeps strain Pit_001003342236 chromosome 12, PviZW2.1, whole genome shotgun sequence encodes:
- the USP8 gene encoding ubiquitin carboxyl-terminal hydrolase 8 isoform X2: MPAVASVPKDLYLCTSLKDLNKKTEVKAEKISIKSYVQSALKIFKAAEECRLDRDEEKAYVLYMKYVTVYNLIKKRPDFKLQQDFVHSMLGVTNIKKAIEEAERLSESLKLRYEEAEVRKKLEEKERQEEQQIKKQESKEEGKVLAKVTEPSSDPKGKNQMINGENKRSAEEKEPSETGSITAEKLFTMMMDKSLKLMIMDARSLKDYQESCIINSVCVPEEAISPGVMASWIEARLPETSKEAWKERGQAHFVVLLDWFSSAKDLELGTPLRSLKDALFKWESKAVLQHEPLILEGGYENWLLCYPQYTSNAKVTPPQRRKNEAVSVSLDFTYPSLEEPLPPPLRVVRVKPSVAEVTERQDDGKDQEKSAETFEPSSPAGSVAVPRKGDDLSAAVQPATPMKAIPQVDRTKKPLSKISDGGDKPKAESPAVSKKVVSNGKVVPDRSTKPAVDTKAGLTEEDKNRMPAEKVSQPEKNKLEKELQEKEEEEPRAAKQEPEPKAQEDQEEREGRRVSPLQREKEEEADRAAGEKQDADKTSKDLADVKKPGKIASETSDVKKTDTDRIAAGEKEKVRWTPETQRRKLAEESPASVPGKSQREPLTRARSEEMGRVIPGLPHGWAKFLDPVTGTFRYYHSPTNTVHMYPPEMTQSATPPSTPPTHKPKPQAADQREREPSKLKRSYSSPDITQAIQEEERKKIIITPTINRENKPVSYPKAEISRLSASQIRNLNPVFGGMGPALTGLRNLGNTCYMNSVLQCLCNAPHLADYFNRNYYQEDINRSNFLGHKGEVAEEFGIIMKALWTGQYRYISPKDFKMTIGKINDQFAGYSQQDSQEMLLFLMDGLHEDLNKADNRKRYKEENNDHLDDSKAADLAWQKHKQLNESIIVALFQGQFKSTVQCLTCHKKSRTFEAFMYLSLPLASTSKCTLQECLRLFSKEEKLTDNNRFYCSRCKTRRDSLKKIEIWKLPPVLLVHLKRFSYDGRWKQKLQTSVDFPLESLDLSQYVIGPKSNSKTYNLFAVSNHYGGLDGGHYTAYCKSSVKQRWYKFDDHEVSEISSSSVKSSAAYILFYTSFEQRAPDTAT; the protein is encoded by the exons CTACGTGCAGAGTGCCCTGAAGATCTTCAAAGCGGCCGAGGAATGCCGATTGGACCGGGATGAAGAGAAGGCCTATGTTCTCTACATGAAGTATGTGACCGTGTATAATCTGATTAAAAAGAGGCCCGATTTCAAACTCCAACAA GATTTCGTCCATTCGATGCTTGGAGTCACGAACATCAAAAAGGCAATTGAGGAAGCTGAAAGACTTTCGGAAAGCCTCAAACTCAG ATATGAAGAAGCCGAAGTACGGAAGAaattggaagaaaaagagaggcagGAAGAGCAGCAGATTAAAAAGCAGGAATCGAAAGAGGAGGGCAAAGTTTTGGCCAAAGTGACAGAACCGTCTTCGGATCCCAAAGGAAAAAATCAAATG ATCAATGGTGAGAATAAGCGTTCAGCAGAAGAAAAGGAGCCCTCTGAAACTG GATCTATCACAGCAGAGAAATTATTTACAATGATGATGGACAAAAGCCTCAAGTTGATGATCATGGATGCCCGAAGCCTGAAAGATTATCAGGAGTCTTGCATTAtcaactctgtctgtgttccagAAGAAGCTATCAGCCCCGG CGTGATGGCTAGCTGGATCGAAGCTAGACTCCCAGAAACGTCcaaagaggcctggaaagagagggGGCAAGCCCACTTCGTGGTTCTGCTGGACTGGTTTAGTTCAGCCAAAGACCTGGAATTAGGAACACCTCTGCGGAGCCTCAAAGATGCACTTTTCAAG TGGGAAAGCAAAGCCGTGCTCCAGCACGAACCCTTGATCCTGGAAGGGGGTTACGAGAACTGGCTCCTTTGTTATCCTCAGTACACATCAAATGCCAAAGTAACTCCTCCTCAACGTAGGAAGAATGAAGCAGTTTCTGTCTCTT TGGATTTCACTTACCCGTCGTTGGAAGAGCCACTGCCACCTCCACTGCGTGTTGTCCGCGTAAAGCCTTCTGTGGCAGAAGTGACTGAGAGACAGGATGATGGAAAGGATCAGGAAAAAAGCGCGGAGACCTTTGAACCATCATCCCCTGCTGGATCGGTTGCGGTTCCTCGTAAGGGGGATGATTTGTCTGCCGCTGTCCAGCCGGCCACCCCAATGAAGGCAATTCCTCAG gTTGATCGAACGAAAAAGCCTTTATCGAAAATTTCAGATGGTGGCGATAAGCCAAAAGCTGAAAGCCCAGCCGTTAGTAAGAAGGTAGTTTCAAACgggaaagtggttccagatcgtTCCACAAAGCCGGCCGTGGATACAAAAGCCGGCCTGACGGAGGAAGATAAAAACCGTATGCCTGCGGAAAAAGTTTCTCAGCCGGAAAAAAACAAGCTGGAAAAAGAGctgcaggagaaggaagaagaagagccgAGGGCGGCGAAGCAAGAGCCGGAGCCGAAGGCACAAGAGGACCAGGAAGAAAGGGAGGGCCGTCGGGTGTCCCCCCTCCagagggaaaaagaggaagaggcagaCAGGGCGGCAGGTGAAAAGCAAGACGCGGATAAAACCTCTAAAGACTTAGCGGACGTTAAAAAACCCGGTAAAATTGCGAGTGAAACTTCTGACGTGAAAAAAACGGACACGGACAGAATTGCCGCGGGCGAAAAAGAAAAGGTCAGGTGGACCCCAGAAACGCAGAGGCGCAAGTTGGCGGAGGAAAGCCCTGCCTCTGTTCCTGGCAAG TCCCAGCGGGAGCCACTGACCAGAGCCCGGAGCGAGGAGATGGGCCGAGTAATCCCAGGACTGCCTCATGGTTGGGCGAAG TTTCTTGATCCAGTGACGGGAACATTTCGCTACTACCACTCGCCAACCAATACCGTCCACATGTATCCACCAGAGATGACTCAGTCGGCCACTCCGCCTTCCACTCCACCAACCCACAAACCAAAGCCTCAGGCTGCCGATCAGCGGGAGAGGGAGCCATCCAAACTCAAACGCTCTTACTCCTCGCCAGACATAACCCAGGCTAttcaggaggaagaaaggaagaagatcaTCATCACCCCTACCATCAATCGTGAGAATAA GCCAGTCAGCTACCCGAAGGCTGAAATCTCGAGGCTGTCTGCATCTCAGATCCGGAACCTCAACCCTGTATTTGGAGGCATGGGGCCCGCCCTCACGGGCCTTCGTAACCTGGGCAACACGTGCTACATGAACTCCGTGTTACAGTGCCTGTGCAATGCGCCACACCTGGCGGACTATTTCAACAGAAACTACTACCAAGAGGACATCAACAG GTCAAATTTCCTGGGTCATAAAGGTGAAGTGGCTGAGGAGTTTGGCATCATTATGAAAGCTCTCTGGACTGGGCAGTACCGATACATCAGTCCCAAAGACTTCAAAATGACCATCGGGAAGATCAACGACCAGTTTGCAGGATACAGTCAGCAAGATTCCCAGGAGATGCTTCTGTTCTTAATGGATGGTCTCCATGAAGACTTAAATAAA GCTGACAACAGGAAGcgttacaaagaagaaaacaatgatCATCTGGACGATTCCAAAGCGGCGGATCTTGCCTGGCAGAAGCACAAACAACTCAACGAGTCAATCATTGTCGCCCTTTTCCAAGGCCAGTTCAAATCCACGGTGCAGTGTCTTACATGTCACAAGAAGTCTCGGACCTTCGAAGCTTTTATGTATTTGTCTCTTCCGCTTGCGTCCACGAGTAAATGCACGTTGCAG GAATGCCTTAGATTATTCTCCAAAGAAGAAAAACTGACAGATAACAATAGGTTTTACTGTAGCCGTTGCAAAACTCGAAGAGATTctttgaaaaaaatagaaatctggAAGTTGCCCCCAGTTCTTTTAGTGCACTTGAAAAG ATTTTCCTACGACGGACGTTGGAAGCAAAAGCTTCAGACCTCAGTTGACTTCCCTCTAGAAAGCCTTGACCTGTCGCAGTATGTCATCGGCCCAAAGAGTAACTCCAAGACATACAACCTGTTCGCAGTCTCT AATCATTACGGAGGGTTAGACGGTGGACACTACACAGCTTACTGCAAAAGTTCTGTAAAACAACGATGGTATAAGTTTGATGACCACGAAGTCTCGGAGATCTCTTCGTCGTCTGTGAAATCCTCAGCTGCGTATATCCTCTTTTACACTTCTTTCGAGCAGCGAGCTCCCGATACAGCCACATAA
- the USP8 gene encoding ubiquitin carboxyl-terminal hydrolase 8 isoform X1 — protein sequence MPAVASVPKDLYLCTSLKDLNKKTEVKAEKISIKSYVQSALKIFKAAEECRLDRDEEKAYVLYMKYVTVYNLIKKRPDFKLQQDFVHSMLGVTNIKKAIEEAERLSESLKLRYEEAEVRKKLEEKERQEEQQIKKQESKEEGKVLAKVTEPSSDPKGKNQMINGENKRSAEEKEPSETGSITAEKLFTMMMDKSLKLMIMDARSLKDYQESCIINSVCVPEEAISPGVMASWIEARLPETSKEAWKERGQAHFVVLLDWFSSAKDLELGTPLRSLKDALFKWESKAVLQHEPLILEGGYENWLLCYPQYTSNAKVTPPQRRKNEAVSVSLDFTYPSLEEPLPPPLRVVRVKPSVAEVTERQDDGKDQEKSAETFEPSSPAGSVAVPRKGDDLSAAVQPATPMKAIPQVDRTKKPLSKISDGGDKPKAESPAVSKKVVSNGKVVPDRSTKPAVDTKAGLTEEDKNRMPAEKVSQPEKNKLEKELQEKEEEEPRAAKQEPEPKAQEDQEEREGRRVSPLQREKEEEADRAAGEKQDADKTSKDLADVKKPGKIASETSDVKKTDTDRIAAGEKEKVRWTPETQRRKLAEESPASVPGKQTEVKEQAEREFQKPGAVREDTEQQSEKNKSQREPLTRARSEEMGRVIPGLPHGWAKFLDPVTGTFRYYHSPTNTVHMYPPEMTQSATPPSTPPTHKPKPQAADQREREPSKLKRSYSSPDITQAIQEEERKKIIITPTINRENKPVSYPKAEISRLSASQIRNLNPVFGGMGPALTGLRNLGNTCYMNSVLQCLCNAPHLADYFNRNYYQEDINRSNFLGHKGEVAEEFGIIMKALWTGQYRYISPKDFKMTIGKINDQFAGYSQQDSQEMLLFLMDGLHEDLNKADNRKRYKEENNDHLDDSKAADLAWQKHKQLNESIIVALFQGQFKSTVQCLTCHKKSRTFEAFMYLSLPLASTSKCTLQECLRLFSKEEKLTDNNRFYCSRCKTRRDSLKKIEIWKLPPVLLVHLKRFSYDGRWKQKLQTSVDFPLESLDLSQYVIGPKSNSKTYNLFAVSNHYGGLDGGHYTAYCKSSVKQRWYKFDDHEVSEISSSSVKSSAAYILFYTSFEQRAPDTAT from the exons CTACGTGCAGAGTGCCCTGAAGATCTTCAAAGCGGCCGAGGAATGCCGATTGGACCGGGATGAAGAGAAGGCCTATGTTCTCTACATGAAGTATGTGACCGTGTATAATCTGATTAAAAAGAGGCCCGATTTCAAACTCCAACAA GATTTCGTCCATTCGATGCTTGGAGTCACGAACATCAAAAAGGCAATTGAGGAAGCTGAAAGACTTTCGGAAAGCCTCAAACTCAG ATATGAAGAAGCCGAAGTACGGAAGAaattggaagaaaaagagaggcagGAAGAGCAGCAGATTAAAAAGCAGGAATCGAAAGAGGAGGGCAAAGTTTTGGCCAAAGTGACAGAACCGTCTTCGGATCCCAAAGGAAAAAATCAAATG ATCAATGGTGAGAATAAGCGTTCAGCAGAAGAAAAGGAGCCCTCTGAAACTG GATCTATCACAGCAGAGAAATTATTTACAATGATGATGGACAAAAGCCTCAAGTTGATGATCATGGATGCCCGAAGCCTGAAAGATTATCAGGAGTCTTGCATTAtcaactctgtctgtgttccagAAGAAGCTATCAGCCCCGG CGTGATGGCTAGCTGGATCGAAGCTAGACTCCCAGAAACGTCcaaagaggcctggaaagagagggGGCAAGCCCACTTCGTGGTTCTGCTGGACTGGTTTAGTTCAGCCAAAGACCTGGAATTAGGAACACCTCTGCGGAGCCTCAAAGATGCACTTTTCAAG TGGGAAAGCAAAGCCGTGCTCCAGCACGAACCCTTGATCCTGGAAGGGGGTTACGAGAACTGGCTCCTTTGTTATCCTCAGTACACATCAAATGCCAAAGTAACTCCTCCTCAACGTAGGAAGAATGAAGCAGTTTCTGTCTCTT TGGATTTCACTTACCCGTCGTTGGAAGAGCCACTGCCACCTCCACTGCGTGTTGTCCGCGTAAAGCCTTCTGTGGCAGAAGTGACTGAGAGACAGGATGATGGAAAGGATCAGGAAAAAAGCGCGGAGACCTTTGAACCATCATCCCCTGCTGGATCGGTTGCGGTTCCTCGTAAGGGGGATGATTTGTCTGCCGCTGTCCAGCCGGCCACCCCAATGAAGGCAATTCCTCAG gTTGATCGAACGAAAAAGCCTTTATCGAAAATTTCAGATGGTGGCGATAAGCCAAAAGCTGAAAGCCCAGCCGTTAGTAAGAAGGTAGTTTCAAACgggaaagtggttccagatcgtTCCACAAAGCCGGCCGTGGATACAAAAGCCGGCCTGACGGAGGAAGATAAAAACCGTATGCCTGCGGAAAAAGTTTCTCAGCCGGAAAAAAACAAGCTGGAAAAAGAGctgcaggagaaggaagaagaagagccgAGGGCGGCGAAGCAAGAGCCGGAGCCGAAGGCACAAGAGGACCAGGAAGAAAGGGAGGGCCGTCGGGTGTCCCCCCTCCagagggaaaaagaggaagaggcagaCAGGGCGGCAGGTGAAAAGCAAGACGCGGATAAAACCTCTAAAGACTTAGCGGACGTTAAAAAACCCGGTAAAATTGCGAGTGAAACTTCTGACGTGAAAAAAACGGACACGGACAGAATTGCCGCGGGCGAAAAAGAAAAGGTCAGGTGGACCCCAGAAACGCAGAGGCGCAAGTTGGCGGAGGAAAGCCCTGCCTCTGTTCCTGGCAAG CAGACTGAGGTTAAAGAACAAGCAGAAAGAGAATTTCAAAAGCCAGGCGCTGTTAGAGAAGATACTGAACAACAGTCTgaaaaaaacaaa TCCCAGCGGGAGCCACTGACCAGAGCCCGGAGCGAGGAGATGGGCCGAGTAATCCCAGGACTGCCTCATGGTTGGGCGAAG TTTCTTGATCCAGTGACGGGAACATTTCGCTACTACCACTCGCCAACCAATACCGTCCACATGTATCCACCAGAGATGACTCAGTCGGCCACTCCGCCTTCCACTCCACCAACCCACAAACCAAAGCCTCAGGCTGCCGATCAGCGGGAGAGGGAGCCATCCAAACTCAAACGCTCTTACTCCTCGCCAGACATAACCCAGGCTAttcaggaggaagaaaggaagaagatcaTCATCACCCCTACCATCAATCGTGAGAATAA GCCAGTCAGCTACCCGAAGGCTGAAATCTCGAGGCTGTCTGCATCTCAGATCCGGAACCTCAACCCTGTATTTGGAGGCATGGGGCCCGCCCTCACGGGCCTTCGTAACCTGGGCAACACGTGCTACATGAACTCCGTGTTACAGTGCCTGTGCAATGCGCCACACCTGGCGGACTATTTCAACAGAAACTACTACCAAGAGGACATCAACAG GTCAAATTTCCTGGGTCATAAAGGTGAAGTGGCTGAGGAGTTTGGCATCATTATGAAAGCTCTCTGGACTGGGCAGTACCGATACATCAGTCCCAAAGACTTCAAAATGACCATCGGGAAGATCAACGACCAGTTTGCAGGATACAGTCAGCAAGATTCCCAGGAGATGCTTCTGTTCTTAATGGATGGTCTCCATGAAGACTTAAATAAA GCTGACAACAGGAAGcgttacaaagaagaaaacaatgatCATCTGGACGATTCCAAAGCGGCGGATCTTGCCTGGCAGAAGCACAAACAACTCAACGAGTCAATCATTGTCGCCCTTTTCCAAGGCCAGTTCAAATCCACGGTGCAGTGTCTTACATGTCACAAGAAGTCTCGGACCTTCGAAGCTTTTATGTATTTGTCTCTTCCGCTTGCGTCCACGAGTAAATGCACGTTGCAG GAATGCCTTAGATTATTCTCCAAAGAAGAAAAACTGACAGATAACAATAGGTTTTACTGTAGCCGTTGCAAAACTCGAAGAGATTctttgaaaaaaatagaaatctggAAGTTGCCCCCAGTTCTTTTAGTGCACTTGAAAAG ATTTTCCTACGACGGACGTTGGAAGCAAAAGCTTCAGACCTCAGTTGACTTCCCTCTAGAAAGCCTTGACCTGTCGCAGTATGTCATCGGCCCAAAGAGTAACTCCAAGACATACAACCTGTTCGCAGTCTCT AATCATTACGGAGGGTTAGACGGTGGACACTACACAGCTTACTGCAAAAGTTCTGTAAAACAACGATGGTATAAGTTTGATGACCACGAAGTCTCGGAGATCTCTTCGTCGTCTGTGAAATCCTCAGCTGCGTATATCCTCTTTTACACTTCTTTCGAGCAGCGAGCTCCCGATACAGCCACATAA
- the USP50 gene encoding ubiquitin carboxyl-terminal hydrolase 50, which yields MDELREETNPQYQGLTGLRNLGNTCYMNAVIQCLCSVSPLVEYFLSGKYVASLSKENGEIATAFAYLMNDMWLGDFDCVSPEVFRLVIGERYSAFIKKTQQDAQEFLIYVFNELHEALKKTSRRRNPGTSSTAWESRSCVTESSIITRLFEGHLSYDIMCLECQTTTYKNEIFTVLSLPIPYETECSLEECLDCFFQQDMLTWNNQINCSSCERKTDAAVKASIARAPKMVIFHLKRFDCQGSYKKKLTTDIYYPINNLDLSPYIYPLFRKNPKYSLFAVTNHFGDLDGGHYTAFCKHTLTQSWYNFDDSQISEIPESAVQTSAAYLLFYSSQTFSVPVKN from the exons ATGGATGAATTGAGAGAGGAGACAAACCCACAGTACCAAGGCCTTACCGGCCTGCGAAACCTTGGCAATACGTGTTACATGAATGCCGTGATCCAGTGCCTCTGCAGCGTGTCGCCCCTGGTGGAGTACTTCCTGTCTGGAAAGTACGTGGCCTCTCTCAGCAA GGAAAATGGCGAGATCGCAACAGCTTTTGCGTATTTGATGAATGACATGTGGCTCGGGGACTTTGACTGCGTGTCGCCGGAGGTGTTTCGATTGGTCATTGGTGAACGATACTCTGCCTTCATCAAGAAGACCCAGCAGGATGCCCAGGAATTTCTGATTTATGTCTTCAATGAGCTGCACGAAGCCCTCAAGAAG ACAAGCAGGAGGAGAAACCCCGGGACCTCGTCTACTGCTTGGGAATCCCGGAGTTGTGTCACCGAGTCCTCCATCATCACCCGACTTTTTGAAGGACATCTTAGTTACGACATCATGTGTTTGGAATGTCAAACCACCACTTACAAAAACGAGATCTTCACCGTCTTGTCGCTTCCCATCCCTTATGAAACGGAATGCTCGCTGGAG GAATGCCTGGACTGCTTCTTCCAGCAAGATATGCTGACGTGGAACAACCAGATCAACTGCTCCTCTTGTGAAAGGAAGACCGATGCCGCTGTGAAAGCCAGTATTGCCAGGGCCCCAAAGATGGTGATCTTCCATCTCAAGAG GTTTGACTGTCAAGGCAGTTACAAAAAGAAGTTGACCACTGACATCTACTATCCAATAAATAACCTGGATTTGTCTCCTTACATATATCCGCTCTTTCGGAAGAATCCCAAATACAGCTTGTTTGCTGTGACG AACCATTTTGGAGATCTAGATGGTGGCCACTACACGGCGTTCTGCAAACACACGCTCACTCAAAGCTGGTACAACTTTGACGACTCTCAGATCAGCGAGATTCCTGAATCCGCGGTGCAGACGTCTGCAGCTTATCTCCTGTTCTACAGCAGTCAAACTTTCTCTGTGCCTGTAAAAAACTAA